GCTCTTGACCCGCTTGCCGATTTCGTCGCACGCCTTGGCGCCGTAGGCCTTGTTGTCCGCGCGCACCACCATCGCGACCTTGCCGCTCTCCGGGGCGACGTCCACCGCGACCACCGGGACGTTCTTGTTCTCCGCCTGCTTGAGGCCGGCGACGACCGCCGCCGAGTCGAGCGGGGTCACCAGCAGGCCCTTGACGCCCTGGTTCAGCAACGTGCCGATGTCAGTGATGAGCTTGGCCGGGTCGCTGTCGGCGTTCACCGTCGGCAGCGCGTCGAGGGCCTGCTCCTTGGCCATCTGCGGCACGTATTTGTTGTACGCCTGCCAGAACGGAGAGGTCAACAACGGCACTGTCGCCCCGATCTTGCCGGTTCCGCCGCTGCCGCCGGCCGCCGCTGGCTTGTCCTTCGTGGACCCGCACGCGCCGAGCGCCAAACCGCACGCAGCCACTGCGGCGGCCAGCCGAATCACCTTTGTACGCACCGCATCCTCCTTGATGACAGGTCTTGTGGGCAGGGCAGAGTTCAGTGCTGGACGGGTCCGCGCGGGCGCAGGCCGTACATGCCTCCGTCGACCGCGAGCGCGGTGCCGGTGGTCGACGCGGACAGCGGGCTGGCCAGGTACGCGATGGCGTTCGCGACCTCGTCCGCGGTGACCAGCCGGCCCATCGGCTGCCGGGCGGCGAGCGCGGCCCGTTCGGCCGCCGGGTCCGCCGCGGTGTCGAGCAGCCGCCCGACCCAAGGGGTGTCCGCGGTGCCGGGGCACACGCAGTTGACCCGGATCCGGTCCGGCAGGTGGTCGGTCGCCATCGCCAGGGTCAGCGAGAGCACCGCGCCTTTGGTGGCCGAGTAAAGCGCCCGGGCGGGCAGCCCGGCCCAAGCCGCGATCGAGCAGGTGTTGACGATCGCCGCCCAGGGCGAGTTCTTCAGGTGCGGCAGCGCCGCACGAGCGGTGCGGACCATCCCGACGACGTTCACGTCGTAGGCGCGGTGCCACTCGTCGTCGTCGTTCGCGGTGACGTCGCCTTGCGCACCGATTCCCGCGTTGTTGACCAGGATGTCCAGCCGGCCGAAGCGCTCGACGACCGCGTCGACCGAGCCGCGCACCTCGGCGTCGGACGTCACGTCGCAGCGGAACCCGGCCAGCGGCTCGGGCACCTCGTCGGTTTTGAGGTCCAGCACCGCTACCC
This sequence is a window from Amycolatopsis benzoatilytica AK 16/65. Protein-coding genes within it:
- a CDS encoding SDR family NAD(P)-dependent oxidoreductase — encoded protein: MSEFDGLVAAVTGGASGIGLAAANLLAARGARVAVLDLKTDEVPEPLAGFRCDVTSDAEVRGSVDAVVERFGRLDILVNNAGIGAQGDVTANDDDEWHRAYDVNVVGMVRTARAALPHLKNSPWAAIVNTCSIAAWAGLPARALYSATKGAVLSLTLAMATDHLPDRIRVNCVCPGTADTPWVGRLLDTAADPAAERAALAARQPMGRLVTADEVANAIAYLASPLSASTTGTALAVDGGMYGLRPRGPVQH